The Lysobacter capsici genome has a segment encoding these proteins:
- the thiE gene encoding thiamine phosphate synthase, whose product MNSPWPRRGLYVITPDDTDTLRLMARVETVLVAGAQWLQYRNKAADPHLRREQALALLPICRRHGVPLIVNDDWRLAAQIGADGAHLGEDDGELAAARAAMGDRALIGASCYDRFDLARAAAATGASYVAFGAFFASPTKPNARRATPELLQQSAILRLPRVAIGGITPDNARSLVDAGADLLAVISGVFDAPDPAAAVRAYLSCFDEARSEEFPNE is encoded by the coding sequence ATGAATTCACCATGGCCGCGGCGCGGCCTGTACGTGATAACGCCCGACGACACCGACACCTTGCGCCTGATGGCGCGAGTCGAAACGGTGCTGGTCGCCGGCGCCCAATGGCTGCAGTACCGCAACAAGGCGGCCGATCCGCATCTGCGCCGCGAGCAGGCGCTGGCGTTGTTGCCGATCTGCCGCCGCCACGGCGTGCCGCTGATCGTCAACGACGACTGGCGTCTGGCCGCGCAGATCGGCGCCGACGGCGCGCATCTGGGCGAAGACGACGGCGAACTGGCCGCGGCGCGCGCGGCGATGGGCGATCGCGCCCTGATCGGCGCATCGTGCTACGACCGCTTCGATCTGGCCCGCGCGGCGGCCGCGACCGGCGCCAGTTATGTCGCTTTCGGCGCGTTCTTCGCTTCGCCGACCAAACCCAATGCGCGCCGCGCCACGCCGGAACTGCTGCAGCAATCGGCGATCCTGCGCCTGCCGCGGGTGGCGATCGGCGGAATCACCCCGGACAATGCGCGCTCGCTGGTCGACGCCGGCGCCGATCTGCTGGCCGTGATCAGCGGCGTGTTCGATGCGCCCGATCCGGCCGCCGCGGTGCGCGCCTACCTCTCCTGCTTCGATGAAGCCCGATCCGAAGAATTTCCCAATGAATAA
- a CDS encoding rubredoxin, with the protein MSEIAATTAYRTWMCVVCGFIYDEALGLPEEGLAPGTRWADVPDTWTCPDCGVTKDDFEMMEV; encoded by the coding sequence ATGTCCGAGATCGCCGCGACCACCGCTTACCGCACCTGGATGTGCGTCGTGTGCGGCTTTATTTACGACGAAGCCCTGGGGCTGCCGGAAGAGGGCTTGGCCCCGGGCACCCGCTGGGCGGACGTCCCGGACACTTGGACCTGCCCGGACTGCGGCGTGACCAAGGACGACTTCGAGATGATGGAAGTCTGA
- a CDS encoding DUF192 domain-containing protein has translation MSKLRVLILGCGLALSGCGSGNEAWVEIGGQRYTVEVAKDDESRARGLMFRDEMAADHGMVFVHEREEPQAYWMKNTHIPLDILYFDGKRRLVSQQRDVPPCSGGNGCPPYPSDAPAKYVLELNAGQAARLKLKDGAELKFGPGIE, from the coding sequence ATGTCGAAGCTGCGCGTGCTGATCCTGGGTTGCGGCTTGGCCTTGTCCGGCTGCGGGTCAGGCAACGAGGCCTGGGTCGAGATCGGCGGCCAGCGTTATACGGTGGAAGTGGCCAAGGACGACGAATCGCGGGCGCGCGGGCTGATGTTCCGCGACGAAATGGCGGCCGACCACGGCATGGTGTTCGTGCATGAGCGCGAGGAGCCGCAGGCCTATTGGATGAAGAACACCCATATCCCGCTGGACATCCTCTACTTCGACGGCAAGCGCCGGCTGGTGTCGCAACAGCGCGACGTCCCGCCGTGCTCGGGCGGCAACGGCTGTCCGCCCTATCCCAGCGATGCGCCGGCGAAGTACGTGCTGGAGCTCAATGCCGGCCAGGCGGCCAGGTTGAAGCTCAAGGATGGGGCGGAACTGAAGTTCGGGCCCGGGATCGAGTGA